TTTTCACCTGTTTCAATGTTGCGGCCAGCAGAAATAATACCGCGTTCCATACTACGTACGCCCGAATCGAGATACAAGGCGGCTGCAAGTGCTTGGGCTGGGAAGTCTTGCTGTTTCAAATGTGGGAGAAATTTACGAGCATCCAAAAAGACAGCATGGCCGCCAATTGGCAAAACGATTGGAATTCCAGCGTCGATTAACTGTTTGCCTAAATGGCGAACTTGTTGAATACGATGTTCAATATAGTGGTCATCCACTGCTTCGCGAATCCCAATTGCCATCGCTTCCATATCTCGCCCAGCCATTCCACCGTAGGAAGGCATTCCCTCATACACAACAACCAGTTCACGCGAGCGAATATAAAGTGCTTCATCATTCATCGCAAGGAAGCCGCCAATATTGACGAGACAATCTTTCTTTCCGCTCATCGTACACCCATCAGAATAGGAAAGCATTTCTTTTAAAATCACCGCAATTTTTTTATCAGCAAAGCCATCTTCCTGTTCTTGAATAAAGAATGCATTCTCAACACAACGTGTAGCGTCTAAGAAAACATCTATGCCGTATGATTTACATAGGGAATAAACATTTTTCATATTTTGCATACTAACGGGTTGCCCGCCGGCGAGATTGACCGTAACAGCTAAACAAACGTAAGGAATGTTCTCAGCACCGACATCATCGATTACATTTTGAAGTTTCGTTAAATCAATATTTCCTTTAAAAGGGTGATCCGCTTCGGGGTCATGGGCTTCATCGATAATGACATCGACAAATTTTGCACCGTTCATTTCTTGATGCGCACGCGTCGTTGTAAAGTACATATTACCTGGAATCACATCGCCACTTTTAATTTTTAATTGGGATAAAATATTTTCTGCTCCCCGACCTTGATGGGTTGGCAACACATAACGATAACCATATACATCACGGACGGTTTCTTCAAGCTTCTTCCAACTTTTACTTCCGGCGTAAGCCTCGTCGCCGGTCATAAGGGCACCCCATTGTGCATCACTCATCGCAGTCGTTCCACTATCGGTTAATAAATCGATGTAAACATCAGCGGAGTCAATCAGGAAAGTGTTATAGCCAGCCTTTATTAATGCTTCTTTTCGTTCGTCGTAAGATAACATCGCAAGTGTTTCTACGCTTTTAATCTTATAAGGTTCAGCTGTTCTTCTTACCAATTCATTTCAACCCCTTTTAAAATGATTCCGTCTCTATTAATATATATGTTAGTAATAGTTGGACAATTATCAGACCTGTCGGAGATTGTTCACATTTATTCATAAATTTCACGGTATTCTAGACAAAGTACGGTATAATAAAAGAAAAAGCTGGGGGACGATATTCATGACTGAGAAGATTATGCCATTGACAGATTTAGAAATTGCTAAACAAGTAGACATGAGGTCAATTTGGGACATTGCAAAGCGTGCAGATATTCCAGAAGACGCAATCGAACCTTATGGCAAATTTAAGGCCAAAATTGACCCGACAAAAATTAAAGCAAAGAAAAAGCAAGGAAAAGTCATTCTTGTCACAGCAATTAGTCCAACACCAGCTGGAGAAGGTAAGTCGACAGTCACTGTTGGTTTGGCGGATGCGCTTACAAAGCTTGACAAAAATACGATGATTGCATTACGTGAACCATCACTAGGACCTGTTATGGGAATGAAAGGCGGAGCAACAGGTGGCGGATACGCACAAGTTGTCCCAATGGAAGATATCAACCTACACTTTACTGGTGATATTCATGCAATTACAACGGCCAATAACGCATTAAGTGCATTCATCGATAATCATATTCATAGAGGCAATGACCTTCGTATCGATCCGCGCAGGATTACATGGAAACGTGTATTAGATATGAATGACCGAGCGTTAAGACAAGTCACCATTGGATTGGGCGGTCCAGCACAAGGGGTTCCCCGAGAAGATGGTTTTGATATTACGGTTGCTTCAGAAATTATGGCGATATTTTGTTTGGCAACAGATTTGTCAGACTTGAAAGAAAGGTTATCACGTATTGTTATCGGTTATACGTATGACAAAGAACCCGTAACTGTTCAAGATTTAGGTGTTGAAGGGGCACTTACGTTGTTATTGAAAGAAGCATTTAAGCCCAATTTGGTGCAAACGATTGAGGGTACCCCGGCCCTTATTCACGGTGGACCGTTTGCCAATATTGCACACGGATGTAACTCCTTAGTTGCAACGAATATGGCAAGAAACTTAGCTGACTATGTTGTAACGGAAGCAGGGTTTGGTTCAGACTTAGGTGCGGAAAAGTTTATGAATATAAAAGCAAGAAATGGAGCATTTTCACCGGAAGCTGTTGTCGTTGTAGCGACTGTTCGTGCGCTTAAAATGCACGGTGGAATTTCAAGAGACGCCTTACAAGCGGAAAATGAAGATGCTGTGTTAAGAGGACTCGTTAATTTAGCGAAGCATATTGAAACTGTTCGAACGTTTGGTGTTGAACCAATCGTTTCTGTGAATCGATTTATTACCGATACGAGTGCGGAGATTGAAGCGATTCTGTCATGGTGTCAGAAGCATAATGTTCGAGTCGCAATAACCGATGTATGGGAAAACGGAGGAGAAGGCGGTTTAGCGTTAGCAAAGGAAGTATTAGAAGTCGTAGAGAGCGAAAATCACTTTGCTCATTTATATGATGTAGAAGAATCTGTCAGAACGAAAGTAGGAAAAATCGTTCAACAAGTCTATGGCGGAAAAGATGTCATTTTCACGGATGAAGCCATGCGCGATTTACAAATGATTGAACAGAATGGCTGGAATATATTACCGATTTGTATGGCGAAAACACAATATTCCTTTTCCGACGACCCTAAATTATTAGGGAGACCCGAAGCATTTTCAATTACCATAAGGGAAATTATACCGAAATTAGGTGCAGGTTTTCTAGTTTGTTTAACAGGTGATATTATGACAATGCCTGGTTTACCCGCACAACCTGCCGCGTTGAATATGGATGTTGATGTTGATGGAAACGCAATTGGATTGATTTGATTCTCACGAATTGATTGAATAAATTTTTTAAAAGAGCAGGTAGCCTTTGAAGCTACCTGCTTTTTCAAGAAATGAGTAGATTATGGAAATAACAGGGAAAGTGGATCATGGATGCATGGGAAAGTTGAATGGTATCCAGAAAAGAGGGAGAAAGAAACACGTGAACAGATATCATAGTTTGTATTTAACAGTGGTACTCATTTGTTTTTCTTTATTCATATCTATTGCCATCGCTTCATTTGATTATCGAAAAGTTCAAGATCAACTCCGATTGAATCATGAAAATGAGATTGACATGATTGGAGACACGGTCGTACAATCCTTGCATACGATTGACCAAGTTTATAAAATTACGGATGAAACGACTGCAAATAAAATGGAAGAAAACACGGCTATTTTACTTGAACACTATGAACAAAATCCGTTTTTTGGGGAGTGGGATTTTGCTCAATTGAAGAAGCAATTTGGTATGGATATATTCATTATTGATGATAACAACATAGTGATACATAGTAGCTTTGAACAAGATCTTGGTTTAGATTTTGATGAATGTTGTGGTTCATTTGGCAAACGTCTCCACGAAAGGAGAATAAGTGGTGATTTTTACCATGATGGGATGGATATTCATCAAGCGACTGGAGAAATAAAAAAGTTTAGTTATATGGCAACGCCAGATCGAAAATATTTACTGGAACTCAGTGCATCACTAGAAAATGACAATATATTTAATCGGTTTAACTTTTTAGAAACGATTGCTCAGTTGGAAAAAGATTATGCACCCATACATTCGATTCATGTTTATAGTCCAAATGGCATTATTCTTGGGTATACAGATAA
This window of the Sporosarcina ureilytica genome carries:
- a CDS encoding tyrosine phenol-lyase: MVRRTAEPYKIKSVETLAMLSYDERKEALIKAGYNTFLIDSADVYIDLLTDSGTTAMSDAQWGALMTGDEAYAGSKSWKKLEETVRDVYGYRYVLPTHQGRGAENILSQLKIKSGDVIPGNMYFTTTRAHQEMNGAKFVDVIIDEAHDPEADHPFKGNIDLTKLQNVIDDVGAENIPYVCLAVTVNLAGGQPVSMQNMKNVYSLCKSYGIDVFLDATRCVENAFFIQEQEDGFADKKIAVILKEMLSYSDGCTMSGKKDCLVNIGGFLAMNDEALYIRSRELVVVYEGMPSYGGMAGRDMEAMAIGIREAVDDHYIEHRIQQVRHLGKQLIDAGIPIVLPIGGHAVFLDARKFLPHLKQQDFPAQALAAALYLDSGVRSMERGIISAGRNIETGENNTPELELVRLTIPRRVYTNNHMNVVVDSIIDLFNKRDEICGLQMDYEPPTLRFFNARFSPLSKSGELISKDNNTMDKI
- a CDS encoding formate--tetrahydrofolate ligase, which gives rise to MTEKIMPLTDLEIAKQVDMRSIWDIAKRADIPEDAIEPYGKFKAKIDPTKIKAKKKQGKVILVTAISPTPAGEGKSTVTVGLADALTKLDKNTMIALREPSLGPVMGMKGGATGGGYAQVVPMEDINLHFTGDIHAITTANNALSAFIDNHIHRGNDLRIDPRRITWKRVLDMNDRALRQVTIGLGGPAQGVPREDGFDITVASEIMAIFCLATDLSDLKERLSRIVIGYTYDKEPVTVQDLGVEGALTLLLKEAFKPNLVQTIEGTPALIHGGPFANIAHGCNSLVATNMARNLADYVVTEAGFGSDLGAEKFMNIKARNGAFSPEAVVVVATVRALKMHGGISRDALQAENEDAVLRGLVNLAKHIETVRTFGVEPIVSVNRFITDTSAEIEAILSWCQKHNVRVAITDVWENGGEGGLALAKEVLEVVESENHFAHLYDVEESVRTKVGKIVQQVYGGKDVIFTDEAMRDLQMIEQNGWNILPICMAKTQYSFSDDPKLLGRPEAFSITIREIIPKLGAGFLVCLTGDIMTMPGLPAQPAALNMDVDVDGNAIGLI